A stretch of Lathyrus oleraceus cultivar Zhongwan6 chromosome 6, CAAS_Psat_ZW6_1.0, whole genome shotgun sequence DNA encodes these proteins:
- the LOC127096455 gene encoding increased DNA methylation 2 — protein sequence MDQHQRPNKYPTALSLIEPNNLKDNDDQCFLLYFIMGTYFGPHINGEKKSVLQRVAEGLPSYTREQLTSSFVKVSELERIYYYVLRNADKSLTVKLSFLRRFVKGLLECSSSNCNYPQFTDMFPLELHPQFKFKCQYRVIDSIVFIDNPEMFYLNSEEVERFKRLSGIEDFLVDIDAARLYNHFDGNGLRSKVRKTSSCRRVDESDDFSELKYQMPHAHVVKPIRSIPFNDGMALGDEGDSEKVDGPAVLFLPSRPTKKEWSNIVAATKNGFALTGSAATGRIGPIIGLVDIGECEDAYLFRMSLPGVKRDEKEFSCEVDTNGKVLIHGVTITGEKTVSMHSQVFEMQTQNLCPPGHFSATFQLPGLVDPHQFSGNFGTDGILEGVVMKGKLGDD from the exons ATGGATCAACATCAACGACCTAACAAATATCCAACCGCATTATCATTAATAGAACCCAATAACCTAAAAGATAATGATGATCAATGTTTCCTCCTTTACTTCATTATGGGCACATACTTTGGTCCTCACATCAATGGCGAGAAAAAATCAGTATTGCAAAGAGTAGCGGAAGGTCTTCCTTCTTACACACGTGAACAGTTAACATCTTCTTTCGTCAAAGTATCTGAATTGGAGCGTATTTACTATTACGTACTTAGGAATGCTGATAAGTCATTAACAGTAAAGTTAAGTTTTTTACGCCGTTTCGTTAAAGGGTTGTTAGAATGTTCCTCCTCCAATTGCAATTACCCTCAGTTTACTGATATGTTTCCGCTTGAATTGCATCCTCAATTTAAGTTCAAATGTCAGTATAGAGTCATTGACAGTATTGTGTTTATCGATAATCCTGAAATGTTTTATCTTAATTCTGAGGAGGTTGAAAGGTTTAAGAGATTGAGTGGGATTGAAGATTTTCTTGTGGACATTGATGCGGCTAGGTTGTATAACCATTTTGATGGTAATGGTTTGCGTAGTAAGGTTAGGAAAACTAGTAGTTGTCGGAGAGTAGATGAAAGTGATGATTTTTCTGAGCTCAAGTATCAAATGCCACATGCCCATGTTGTGAAGCCTATTAGGAGTATACCGTTTAATGATGGCATGGCTCTTGGAGATGAAGGTGATTCAGAGAAAGTTGATGGTCCTGCGGTGTTGTTTCTTCCTTCTCGTCCCACTAAGAAGGAATGGTCTAACATTGTGGCTGCTACTAAGAATGGTTTTGCACTGACGGGAAGTGCGGCTACGGGACGGATTGGACCCATCATAGGACTTGTAGACATTGGAGAGTGTGAAGACGCGTATCTATTTCGCATGTCTCTCCCTGGAGTGAAGAGGGATGAAA AGGAATTCAGCTGCGAGGTTGACACCAATGGCAAAGTATTGATACACGGAGTGACCATAACAGGAGAGAAGACGGTGTCAATGCACTCTCAGGTGTTTGAAATGCAAACTCAAAACCTTTGCCCACCAGGCCATTTCTCCGCCACATTTCAGCTACCAGGCCTTGTTGATCCGCATCAATTTTCAGGTAATTTTGGCACTGACGGGATTCTTGAAGGAGTGGTTATGAAAGGCAAGTTAGGTGATGACTAA